From the Desulfovibrio sp. JC010 genome, one window contains:
- the mqnB gene encoding futalosine hydrolase: MKPILFVTATAKEMKAALGGVCKLPALKQGRVAEFMFGDRPGLLLVTGIGVINTSFALGQALAGNDVGMVVLAGIAGTFNAEPFPLCSACVVKKEIWPEYGLKKDGHVDPKGLGFSLAEIDGQPVWNEVKLCSGKSLFDSGLDRFENLPEAVSLTVSGVTATAEGAAAYRNEYAADIENMEGFAAAYVCALVGVGLCQVRTVSNLVGSRDSDDWDLRGALAELGRVCSVLLK; the protein is encoded by the coding sequence TTGAAACCGATTCTTTTTGTTACGGCAACAGCCAAGGAGATGAAAGCCGCGCTGGGCGGTGTCTGCAAACTGCCCGCTCTTAAGCAGGGCCGGGTTGCGGAGTTCATGTTCGGCGATCGTCCCGGGCTGTTGCTGGTAACCGGAATCGGGGTTATTAATACTTCTTTCGCGCTGGGGCAGGCTCTGGCCGGAAATGATGTGGGCATGGTTGTGCTGGCCGGAATCGCCGGGACATTTAATGCAGAACCTTTTCCGCTCTGTTCAGCCTGCGTGGTTAAGAAGGAAATCTGGCCCGAGTACGGGCTGAAGAAAGACGGTCATGTCGATCCCAAGGGACTGGGGTTCAGTCTCGCGGAGATCGACGGGCAGCCTGTCTGGAACGAGGTCAAACTTTGTTCCGGAAAAAGTCTTTTTGATTCAGGACTTGACCGATTTGAAAATCTGCCCGAAGCTGTGTCATTGACTGTGAGCGGAGTGACCGCCACAGCGGAGGGTGCTGCCGCATACAGAAATGAATATGCGGCGGATATAGAAAATATGGAAGGTTTTGCGGCTGCGTATGTGTGCGCCCTTGTCGGGGTGGGGCTATGCCAGGTGCGGACTGTTTCGAACCTTGTGGGTTCAAGAGATAGTGATGATTGGGATTTGCGCGGTGCTTTGGCCGAACTGGGCCGGGTCTGCTCAGTTCTTCTCAAGTGA